The Arachis hypogaea cultivar Tifrunner chromosome 16, arahy.Tifrunner.gnm2.J5K5, whole genome shotgun sequence genome contains a region encoding:
- the LOC112756495 gene encoding seed linoleate 9S-lipoxygenase-2-like — protein sequence MQTVEELVESCTTIIWTASALHTAVNFGQYPYGGLILNRPTLSRRLLPEQGTAEYEEMVKSHQKAYLRTITPKLETLIDLTTIEILSKHASDEVYLGERDNPHWTFDSRALQAFHRFGNKLSEIEEKLTQKNKDGRLSNRIGPVELPYTLLHPTSNEGLTFRGVPNSISI from the coding sequence ATGCAGACAGTTGAAGAGTTAGTTGAATCATGCACAACCATAATATGGACGGCGTCGGCGCTCCATACAGCCGTTAATTTTGGACAGTATCCATATGGAGGGCTTATACTGAACCGTCCAACACTTAGCAGAAGATTGCTTCCTGAACAAGGCACTGCAGAGTATGAAGAGATGGTGAAGAGTCACCAAAAGGCTTATCTGAGAACAATTACACCGAAATTAGAGACTCTCATTGACCTTACAACCATAGAAATCTTATCAAAGCATGCTTCTGATGAGGTGTATCTTGGAGAGAGGGATAATCCACATTGGACATTTGATTCAAGAGCATTACAAGCATTTCATAGATTTGGGAACAAACTGAGTGAGATTGAGGAGAAGCTAACACAAAAGAACAAAGATGGGAGACTGAGTAATAGAATTGGGCCAGTTGAATTGCCATACACACTGCTTCATCCTACTAGCAATGAAGGGTTGACTTTTAGAGGAGTTCCAAACAGCATCTCTATCTAA